The following coding sequences lie in one Oncorhynchus kisutch isolate 150728-3 linkage group LG27, Okis_V2, whole genome shotgun sequence genomic window:
- the rb1cc1 gene encoding RB1-inducible coiled-coil protein 1 isoform X1 — translation MKLYVFQVNNGSTLAFDTELAVQTVLDLKHAIQVKYKIATQHQVLVVNGGECMVAERRVCSYSAGTDTNPIFLFNKEMILCDRAPTIPKTTFSIENEMELKVEESLMMPAVFHTVASRTQLAVEMFEVAKKLCSFCERLVHDEHLQHQGWAAIMANLDDCTLSYQKLLWKFDTAYINYQQEFEDIKLKLTKLGTAVSVMANIPLLECLTRHSYKECMEKSCSTPNKDSDDTEEEKSTDSVLCPSPTKLPASFSAPGMADSPDTAEALESSEMTDSSGLRAALQEADSPERANPLSFNVTLLDWINVQDRPNDVESVVRKCFDSINRLDPRVIQPFLAECRDTIAKLDNQNMKAIKGLEDRLYALDQMIASCKKLVNEQKELAQGFLANQKRAENLKDTSVLPDLCLSHANQLMIMLTNHRKLLDIKQKCTTAKQELANNLQVRLKWCCYVMLHADQDGEKLQALLRLLTELMERVRVVDALSTVPQMYCLAVVEVVRRKLFIGHYREWACALVKDGKHLYETEKYKRETFGKLFRKCFLRNRLFRGLDSWPPTSFCTRKPRKFDFELPDISLGDLQYLKTCCPTEVQPFLRVPTLCDFEPLHLHVEMLQQLVLASQAASVDEMSQTITDLLSEQRGSCSQSAQRSTAAVTPQSDSTPGTSSPKTPSSLSLPGPPCQPLPGPTALEDLSPDSIDAQTFDFETIGHPNMDPVLQQAGSLDLDSLAESPESDFLSAVNEFVIENSPTPISDPTSPEMMVESLYSSVINAIDSKRMHDTTTLERENSKLAMLNLSIENYRSAAEESQANLRSVKDDLYRFRGLVLKEQRDFGFALKTMTIEVRNMVDTIRKREEEELREQHQAELLSVQQDHEKQLQTLTEENRVNRNIVKDVQRAMLELEGLLERKEKELTQLETERQCWTEAESGHTQSLSVLEQKISDQAQDVLTVAASRDSLYSQLETLHIEIERGQQKIRQELEGAEQVHLQELEERMRQQHQTQLDTLARENQEAMECLATVNRVKLSEVADRHAASLTERDGQLRDLESRATELADLRCKLEVELALKESEMEVVRLLYEEAKQGQQEANVRKATVEAETQSLNEQLVQVNGQLHAKNEEYEKGLAELRTLMLMEKDQCISELVGRHEEERNQRRSELTALQQQAQDAGRSHAEQLQNLQLDLDLQTAALRNDMEVQQRSFEEQEQHLRTVICDLQTENDLLTKRLEQDTQAAQERLEKEESLKAAVPDAFKDFEQQKEEMEKRLLDKIRQLENELRERQSSEREAGLSKVQTEGRGSEAGAPLSLDSALQERLQQETASLHTQLELLEKRKDEEMQNLKTSLIAEQQTNFNTVLMREKLKKEQIISELTEELRKVTQQQEKDKGLIEMLSEDRAIVMQEKKQLEEDLNRLRSTALVSSAYYSPNPLALEPTGAGARLGSGACPGPGTEVGAGACSSELFPDPDRLASVAATREDDRVDSAVEASMVTVHDNILMMSEEKQRILLLERTLHMKEEENKRLSQRLMSQSMSSVSSRHSEKIAIRDFQVGDLVLIILDERHDNYVLFTVGPTLYFLHSESLTALDLKPDPMFTSASGASRRPWVLGKVMEKEYCQAKKAQNRFKVPLGTKFYRVKAVPWNKKV, via the exons ATGAAGTTGTATGTGTTCCAGGTCAACAATGGAAGCACTCTGGCATTTGACACAGAGCTCGCTGTCCAAAC AGTGTTGGACCTCAAACATGCCATCCAGGTCAAATACAAGATTGCAACCCAGCATCAAGTTCTGGTTGTCAATGGAGGGGAGTGTATGGTTGCAGAGAGGAGAGTCTGCAGCTACAGTGCCGGCACT gacaCCAACCCCATATTCCTGTTCAACAAAGAGATGATTTTGTGTGACCGGGCTCCGACGATCCCTAAAACTACCTTCTCTATTGAGAATGAGATGGAGCTCAAGGTGGAGGAGTCACTAATGATGCCAGCAGTCTTTCACACCGTTGCCTCACGAACACAACTTGCTGTg GAAATGTTTGAAGTCGCCAAGAAACTTTGCTCTTTCTGCGAACGCCTGGTTCATGATGAACACCTCCAACACCAAGGTTGGGCTGCTATCATGGCAAACCTGGATGACTGCACCCTGTCTTATCAGAAGCTACTGTGGAAATTTGACACGGCGTACATTAATTATCAACAAGAATTTGAGGATATCAAATTGAAACTGACAAA actggggacagcagttTCAGTCATGGCCAATATCCCCCTGCTGGAGTGTCTGACCCGCCACAGCTACAAAGAATGCATGGAGAAGTCCTGCTCCACTCCAAACAAGGACTCTGACGATACCGAGGAGGAGAAGTCCACCGACTCGGTGCTCTGCCCCTCCCCCACCAAGCTACCTGCATCGTTCTCTGCTCCGGGGATGGCGGACTCGCCAGACACCGCCGAAGCCCTGGAAAGCAGTGAGATGACGGACAGTAGTGGGCTGAGGGCAGCCCTGCAAGAGGCAGACTCTCCAGAGAGGGCCAACCCCCTGTCCTTCAACGTCACACTGCTGGACTGGATTAATGTTCAAGACCGGCCCAATGACGTGGAATCAGTCGTGAGGAAATGCTTTGACTCCATCAATAGG CTCGACCCACGGGTCATTCAACCATTCTTAGCGGAATGTCGAGACACGATTGCCAAACTGGATAATCAGAACATGAAAGCCATCAAAGGACTTGAGGACAGGTTATACGCTCTAGACCAAATGATAGCGAGCTGTAAAAAGTTGGTCAATGAACAGAAGGAACTTGCTCAG GGCTTTCTGGCCAATCAGAAGCGTGCTGAGAACCTGAAGGATACGTCCGTGCTGCCTGACCTGTGTCTCAGTCACGCCAATCAGCTGATGATCATGCTGACCAACCACAGGAAGCTTCTGGACATCAAACAGAAGTGCACCACTGCCAAACAGGAGCTGGCGAACAACCTACAAGTTCGTCTCAA ATGGTGCTGCTACGTGATGCTGCACGCGGACCAGGATGGGGAGAAGCTGCAAGCCCTGCTGAGGCTGTTGACCGAGCTGATGGAGAGAGTCCGGGTGGTGGACGCCCTCAGCACCGTGCCTCAGATGTACTGCCTGGCCGTGGTGGAGGTGGTTCGCAGGAAGCTCTTCATCGGCCACTACAGAGAG TGGGCCTGTGCTCTCGTGAAGGATGGAAAGCATCTCTATGAGACCGAGAAGTATAAAAGGGAAACGTTTGGCAAGTTGTTCA GGAAATGTTTTCTCCGAAATCGGTTGTTTAGAGGACTTGACTCGTGGCCGCCCACTTCATTTTGC ACAAGAAAGCCCAGAAAGTTTGACTTTGAGCTTCCCGATATTTCCCTTGGTGACCTGCAGTACTTAAAGACCTGTTGTCCTACAGAGGTGCAGCCTTTCCTCAG GGTTCCAACACTGTGTGATTTTGAGCCTTTGCATCTGCATGTGGAGATGCTTCAACAGTTGGTCCTTGCTTCTCAAGCTGCAAGTGTGGATGAGATGTCTCAAACTATCACCGATTTACTCAGCGAACAACGG GGGTCGTGCAGCCAGAGTGCTCAGAGATCCACGGCAGCGGTGACCCCACAGTCTGACAGCACCCCAGGGACTTCCTCCCCCAagaccccctcctctctcagtctCCCGGGGCCCCCCTGCCAGCCCCTCCCTGGCCCCACCGCCCTGGAGGACCTGTCCCCGGACAGCATCGATGCCCAAACCTTTGACTTCGAGACAATTGGCCACCCCAACATGGACCCCGTCCTGCAGCAAGCCGGCTCCCTGGACCTGGACTCCCTGGCTGAGAGCCCCGAGTCAGACTTCTTGTCGGCGGTCAACGAGTTTGTGATCGAAAACTCGCCCACCCCCATCAGCGACCCCACCAGCCCAGAGATGATGGTGGAGTCGCTGTACTCGTCGGTCATCAACGCCATTGACAGCAAGCGCATGCATGACACCACCACATTAGAGAGGGAAAACTCCAAGTTGGCTATGCTGAATCTGAGCATTGAGAATTACCGCTCTGCTGCCGAGGAGTCCCAGGCCAACTTGCGGAGCGTCAAGGATGACCTGTATCGCTTCAGAGGCCTGGTGCTGAAGGAGCAGCGAGACTTTGGCTTCGCCCTGAAGACCATGACCATTGAGGTGCGCAACATGGTGGACACCATCcgtaagagggaggaggaggagctgaggGAGCAGCACCAGGCCGAGCTCCTCTCTGTGCAGCAGGACCACGAGAAGCAACTTCAGACCCTGACGGAGGAGAACCGGGTCAACCGGAACATCGTGAAAGACGTGCAGCGGGCCATGCTGGAGCTGGAGGGGCTGCTGGAGCGCAAGGAGAAGGAGCTGACCCAGCTCGAGACTGAGAGGCAGTGCTGGACCGAGGCGGAGAGCGGACACACTCAGAGCCTCAGTGTCCTGGAGCAGAAAATCAGCGATCAGGCCCAAGATGTGCTGACTGTGGCTGCCTCCAGAGACTCCCTGTACAGCCAGTTGGAGACACTCCACATTGAGATCGAGCGCGGCCAGCAGAAGATCCGCCAGGAGCTGGAGGGGGCCGAGCAGGTCCACCTTCAGGaactggaggagaggatgaggcagCAGCACCAGACCCAGCTAGACACCCTGGCCCGGGAGAACCAGGAGGCCATGGAGTGCCTGGCAACGGTGAACAGGGTCAAGCTGAGTGAGGTCGCAGACCGCCACGCCGCCTCTCTGACAGAGCGGGACGGCCAGCTGAGGGACCTGGAGTCCCGGGCAACTGAGCTGGCTGACCTACGCTGCAAGCTGGAGGTGGAGCTGGCCCTGAAGGAGTCAGAGATGGAGGTTGTGAGGCTTCTCTACGAGGAGGCCAAGCAGGGGCAGCAGGAAGCCAACGTGAGGAAGGCTACTGTAGAGGCAGAGACCCAGTCCCTCAACGAACAGCTAGTTCAGGTCAACGGGCAGCTGCATGCTAAGAACGAAGAGTACGAGAAGGGCTTGGCCGAGCTCCGGACGCTGATGCTCATGGAGAAAGACCAGTGCATCTCGGAGCTGGTGGGCAGGCACGAGGAAGAGCGGAACCAGCGCCGCAGCGAGCTGACCGCCTTGCAGCAGCAGGCCCAGGACGCAGGAAGGAGCCATGCAGAACAGCTGCAGAACCTCCAACTAGACCTCGACCTGCAGACGGCAGCACTGCGCAACGATATGGAAGTGCAGCAGAGGAGTTTTGAGGAGCAGGAGCAACACTTGAGGACTGTTATCTGCGATTTGCAGACAGAAAATGATCTGCTCACCAAAAGATTAGAGCAGGACACCCAAGCAGCCCAGGAACGTTTGGAGAAAGAGGAGTCCTTGAAGGCTGCAGTACCAGATGCCTTCAAAGACTTTGAGCAACaaaaggaggagatggagaaaagaCTTCTAGACAAAATTAGACAACTTGAAAATGAGCTTCGGGAAAGACAATCCTCAGAAAG agaGGCGGGGTTGTCAAAGGTGCAGACAGAGGGTCGGGGATCCGAAGCAGGAGCTCCTCTCTCCCTGGACTCTGCCTTGCAGGAGCGTCTGCAGCAGGAGACGGCCTCCCTGCACACCCAGCTGGAGCtcctggagaagaggaaggacgagGAGATGCAGAACCTCAAGACCTCACTCATCGCAGAACAACAG aCTAACTTCAACACTGTTCTGATGAGAGAGAAGCTGAAAAAGGAACAGATCATCAGTGAGCTCACAGAGGAGCTGCGGAAGGTTACCCAGCAGCAGGAGAAGGACAAAG GTCTGATAGAGATGCTCTCTGAGGACCGGGCCATCGTCATGCAGGAGAAGAAGCAGTTAGAGGAGGATCTGAACCGGCTGCGCAGCACAGCCCTGGTGTCCTCTGCCTACTACAGCCCTAACCCCTTAGCTCTAGAGCCCACTGGAGCCGGGGCTAGACTTGGATCTGGAGCATGTCCTGGACCTGGGACTGAGGTTGGGGCTGGAGCCTGCTCTTCGGAGCTCTTCCCTGACCCAGACAGACTGGCCTCTGTGGCTGCCACCAGAGAGGACGACAGAGTGGACTCTGCTGTGGAGGCCAGCATGGTGACTGTGCA CGATAACATCCTGATGATGTCGGAGGAGAAACAGCGGATACTGTTACTTGAGAGG ACTTTACACATGAAGGAAGAAGAAAACAAGCGCCTCAGTCAAAGACTG ATGTCTCAAAGCATGTCCTCGGTGTCGTCACGGCATTCTGAGAAAATTGCCATCCGAGA TTTCCAGGTTGGCGACTTGGTTCTGATCATCCTCGATGAAAGGCATGACAACTATGTGCTTTTCACCGTGGGTCCCACCCTGTACTTCCTCCACTCTGAGTCCCTCACGGCCCTGGATCTCAAACCAG ATCCTATGTTTACTTCAGCATCAGGAGCCTCAAGACGGCCGTGGGTTCTCGGAAAAGTTATGGAGAAAGAATATTGCCAGGCGAAAAAG GCTCAAAACCGGTTCAAAGTTCCTTTGGGCACCAAGTTCTACAGGGTGAAAGCTGTTCCGTGGAACAAGAAAGTATAG
- the rb1cc1 gene encoding RB1-inducible coiled-coil protein 1 isoform X2: MKLYVFQVNNGSTLAFDTELAVQTVLDLKHAIQVKYKIATQHQVLVVNGGECMVAERRVCSYSAGTDTNPIFLFNKEMILCDRAPTIPKTTFSIENEMELKVEESLMMPAVFHTVASRTQLAVEMFEVAKKLCSFCERLVHDEHLQHQGWAAIMANLDDCTLSYQKLLWKFDTAYINYQQEFEDIKLKLTKLGTAVSVMANIPLLECLTRHSYKECMEKSCSTPNKDSDDTEEEKSTDSVLCPSPTKLPASFSAPGMADSPDTAEALESSEMTDSSGLRAALQEADSPERANPLSFNVTLLDWINVQDRPNDVESVVRKCFDSINRLDPRVIQPFLAECRDTIAKLDNQNMKAIKGLEDRLYALDQMIASCKKLVNEQKELAQGFLANQKRAENLKDTSVLPDLCLSHANQLMIMLTNHRKLLDIKQKCTTAKQELANNLQVRLKWCCYVMLHADQDGEKLQALLRLLTELMERVRVVDALSTVPQMYCLAVVEVVRRKLFIGHYREWACALVKDGKHLYETEKYKRETFGKLFRKCFLRNRLFRGLDSWPPTSFCTRKPRKFDFELPDISLGDLQYLKTCCPTEVQPFLRVPTLCDFEPLHLHVEMLQQLVLASQAASVDEMSQTITDLLSEQRGSCSQSAQRSTAAVTPQSDSTPGTSSPKTPSSLSLPGPPCQPLPGPTALEDLSPDSIDAQTFDFETIGHPNMDPVLQQAGSLDLDSLAESPESDFLSAVNEFVIENSPTPISDPTSPEMMVESLYSSVINAIDSKRMHDTTTLERENSKLAMLNLSIENYRSAAEESQANLRSVKDDLYRFRGLVLKEQRDFGFALKTMTIEVRNMVDTIRKREEEELREQHQAELLSVQQDHEKQLQTLTEENRVNRNIVKDVQRAMLELEGLLERKEKELTQLETERQCWTEAESGHTQSLSVLEQKISDQAQDVLTVAASRDSLYSQLETLHIEIERGQQKIRQELEGAEQVHLQELEERMRQQHQTQLDTLARENQEAMECLATVNRVKLSEVADRHAASLTERDGQLRDLESRATELADLRCKLEVELALKESEMEVVRLLYEEAKQGQQEANVRKATVEAETQSLNEQLVQVNGQLHAKNEEYEKGLAELRTLMLMEKDQCISELVGRHEEERNQRRSELTALQQQAQDAGRSHAEQLQNLQLDLDLQTAALRNDMEVQQRSFEEQEQHLRTVICDLQTENDLLTKRLEQDTQAAQERLEKEESLKAAVPDAFKDFEQQKEEMEKRLLDKIRQLENELRERQSSEREAGLSKVQTEGRGSEAGAPLSLDSALQERLQQETASLHTQLELLEKRKDEEMQNLKTSLIAEQQTNFNTVLMREKLKKEQIISELTEELRKVTQQQEKDKGLIEMLSEDRAIVMQEKKQLEEDLNRLRSTALVSSAYYSPNPLALEPTGAGARLGSGACPGPGTEVGAGACSSELFPDPDRLASVAATREDDRVDSAVEASMVTVHDNILMMSEEKQRILLLERTLHMKEEENKRLSQRLMSQSMSSVSSRHSEKIAIRDFQVGDLVLIILDERHDNYVLFTVGPTLYFLHSESLTALDLKPASGASRRPWVLGKVMEKEYCQAKKAQNRFKVPLGTKFYRVKAVPWNKKV; encoded by the exons ATGAAGTTGTATGTGTTCCAGGTCAACAATGGAAGCACTCTGGCATTTGACACAGAGCTCGCTGTCCAAAC AGTGTTGGACCTCAAACATGCCATCCAGGTCAAATACAAGATTGCAACCCAGCATCAAGTTCTGGTTGTCAATGGAGGGGAGTGTATGGTTGCAGAGAGGAGAGTCTGCAGCTACAGTGCCGGCACT gacaCCAACCCCATATTCCTGTTCAACAAAGAGATGATTTTGTGTGACCGGGCTCCGACGATCCCTAAAACTACCTTCTCTATTGAGAATGAGATGGAGCTCAAGGTGGAGGAGTCACTAATGATGCCAGCAGTCTTTCACACCGTTGCCTCACGAACACAACTTGCTGTg GAAATGTTTGAAGTCGCCAAGAAACTTTGCTCTTTCTGCGAACGCCTGGTTCATGATGAACACCTCCAACACCAAGGTTGGGCTGCTATCATGGCAAACCTGGATGACTGCACCCTGTCTTATCAGAAGCTACTGTGGAAATTTGACACGGCGTACATTAATTATCAACAAGAATTTGAGGATATCAAATTGAAACTGACAAA actggggacagcagttTCAGTCATGGCCAATATCCCCCTGCTGGAGTGTCTGACCCGCCACAGCTACAAAGAATGCATGGAGAAGTCCTGCTCCACTCCAAACAAGGACTCTGACGATACCGAGGAGGAGAAGTCCACCGACTCGGTGCTCTGCCCCTCCCCCACCAAGCTACCTGCATCGTTCTCTGCTCCGGGGATGGCGGACTCGCCAGACACCGCCGAAGCCCTGGAAAGCAGTGAGATGACGGACAGTAGTGGGCTGAGGGCAGCCCTGCAAGAGGCAGACTCTCCAGAGAGGGCCAACCCCCTGTCCTTCAACGTCACACTGCTGGACTGGATTAATGTTCAAGACCGGCCCAATGACGTGGAATCAGTCGTGAGGAAATGCTTTGACTCCATCAATAGG CTCGACCCACGGGTCATTCAACCATTCTTAGCGGAATGTCGAGACACGATTGCCAAACTGGATAATCAGAACATGAAAGCCATCAAAGGACTTGAGGACAGGTTATACGCTCTAGACCAAATGATAGCGAGCTGTAAAAAGTTGGTCAATGAACAGAAGGAACTTGCTCAG GGCTTTCTGGCCAATCAGAAGCGTGCTGAGAACCTGAAGGATACGTCCGTGCTGCCTGACCTGTGTCTCAGTCACGCCAATCAGCTGATGATCATGCTGACCAACCACAGGAAGCTTCTGGACATCAAACAGAAGTGCACCACTGCCAAACAGGAGCTGGCGAACAACCTACAAGTTCGTCTCAA ATGGTGCTGCTACGTGATGCTGCACGCGGACCAGGATGGGGAGAAGCTGCAAGCCCTGCTGAGGCTGTTGACCGAGCTGATGGAGAGAGTCCGGGTGGTGGACGCCCTCAGCACCGTGCCTCAGATGTACTGCCTGGCCGTGGTGGAGGTGGTTCGCAGGAAGCTCTTCATCGGCCACTACAGAGAG TGGGCCTGTGCTCTCGTGAAGGATGGAAAGCATCTCTATGAGACCGAGAAGTATAAAAGGGAAACGTTTGGCAAGTTGTTCA GGAAATGTTTTCTCCGAAATCGGTTGTTTAGAGGACTTGACTCGTGGCCGCCCACTTCATTTTGC ACAAGAAAGCCCAGAAAGTTTGACTTTGAGCTTCCCGATATTTCCCTTGGTGACCTGCAGTACTTAAAGACCTGTTGTCCTACAGAGGTGCAGCCTTTCCTCAG GGTTCCAACACTGTGTGATTTTGAGCCTTTGCATCTGCATGTGGAGATGCTTCAACAGTTGGTCCTTGCTTCTCAAGCTGCAAGTGTGGATGAGATGTCTCAAACTATCACCGATTTACTCAGCGAACAACGG GGGTCGTGCAGCCAGAGTGCTCAGAGATCCACGGCAGCGGTGACCCCACAGTCTGACAGCACCCCAGGGACTTCCTCCCCCAagaccccctcctctctcagtctCCCGGGGCCCCCCTGCCAGCCCCTCCCTGGCCCCACCGCCCTGGAGGACCTGTCCCCGGACAGCATCGATGCCCAAACCTTTGACTTCGAGACAATTGGCCACCCCAACATGGACCCCGTCCTGCAGCAAGCCGGCTCCCTGGACCTGGACTCCCTGGCTGAGAGCCCCGAGTCAGACTTCTTGTCGGCGGTCAACGAGTTTGTGATCGAAAACTCGCCCACCCCCATCAGCGACCCCACCAGCCCAGAGATGATGGTGGAGTCGCTGTACTCGTCGGTCATCAACGCCATTGACAGCAAGCGCATGCATGACACCACCACATTAGAGAGGGAAAACTCCAAGTTGGCTATGCTGAATCTGAGCATTGAGAATTACCGCTCTGCTGCCGAGGAGTCCCAGGCCAACTTGCGGAGCGTCAAGGATGACCTGTATCGCTTCAGAGGCCTGGTGCTGAAGGAGCAGCGAGACTTTGGCTTCGCCCTGAAGACCATGACCATTGAGGTGCGCAACATGGTGGACACCATCcgtaagagggaggaggaggagctgaggGAGCAGCACCAGGCCGAGCTCCTCTCTGTGCAGCAGGACCACGAGAAGCAACTTCAGACCCTGACGGAGGAGAACCGGGTCAACCGGAACATCGTGAAAGACGTGCAGCGGGCCATGCTGGAGCTGGAGGGGCTGCTGGAGCGCAAGGAGAAGGAGCTGACCCAGCTCGAGACTGAGAGGCAGTGCTGGACCGAGGCGGAGAGCGGACACACTCAGAGCCTCAGTGTCCTGGAGCAGAAAATCAGCGATCAGGCCCAAGATGTGCTGACTGTGGCTGCCTCCAGAGACTCCCTGTACAGCCAGTTGGAGACACTCCACATTGAGATCGAGCGCGGCCAGCAGAAGATCCGCCAGGAGCTGGAGGGGGCCGAGCAGGTCCACCTTCAGGaactggaggagaggatgaggcagCAGCACCAGACCCAGCTAGACACCCTGGCCCGGGAGAACCAGGAGGCCATGGAGTGCCTGGCAACGGTGAACAGGGTCAAGCTGAGTGAGGTCGCAGACCGCCACGCCGCCTCTCTGACAGAGCGGGACGGCCAGCTGAGGGACCTGGAGTCCCGGGCAACTGAGCTGGCTGACCTACGCTGCAAGCTGGAGGTGGAGCTGGCCCTGAAGGAGTCAGAGATGGAGGTTGTGAGGCTTCTCTACGAGGAGGCCAAGCAGGGGCAGCAGGAAGCCAACGTGAGGAAGGCTACTGTAGAGGCAGAGACCCAGTCCCTCAACGAACAGCTAGTTCAGGTCAACGGGCAGCTGCATGCTAAGAACGAAGAGTACGAGAAGGGCTTGGCCGAGCTCCGGACGCTGATGCTCATGGAGAAAGACCAGTGCATCTCGGAGCTGGTGGGCAGGCACGAGGAAGAGCGGAACCAGCGCCGCAGCGAGCTGACCGCCTTGCAGCAGCAGGCCCAGGACGCAGGAAGGAGCCATGCAGAACAGCTGCAGAACCTCCAACTAGACCTCGACCTGCAGACGGCAGCACTGCGCAACGATATGGAAGTGCAGCAGAGGAGTTTTGAGGAGCAGGAGCAACACTTGAGGACTGTTATCTGCGATTTGCAGACAGAAAATGATCTGCTCACCAAAAGATTAGAGCAGGACACCCAAGCAGCCCAGGAACGTTTGGAGAAAGAGGAGTCCTTGAAGGCTGCAGTACCAGATGCCTTCAAAGACTTTGAGCAACaaaaggaggagatggagaaaagaCTTCTAGACAAAATTAGACAACTTGAAAATGAGCTTCGGGAAAGACAATCCTCAGAAAG agaGGCGGGGTTGTCAAAGGTGCAGACAGAGGGTCGGGGATCCGAAGCAGGAGCTCCTCTCTCCCTGGACTCTGCCTTGCAGGAGCGTCTGCAGCAGGAGACGGCCTCCCTGCACACCCAGCTGGAGCtcctggagaagaggaaggacgagGAGATGCAGAACCTCAAGACCTCACTCATCGCAGAACAACAG aCTAACTTCAACACTGTTCTGATGAGAGAGAAGCTGAAAAAGGAACAGATCATCAGTGAGCTCACAGAGGAGCTGCGGAAGGTTACCCAGCAGCAGGAGAAGGACAAAG GTCTGATAGAGATGCTCTCTGAGGACCGGGCCATCGTCATGCAGGAGAAGAAGCAGTTAGAGGAGGATCTGAACCGGCTGCGCAGCACAGCCCTGGTGTCCTCTGCCTACTACAGCCCTAACCCCTTAGCTCTAGAGCCCACTGGAGCCGGGGCTAGACTTGGATCTGGAGCATGTCCTGGACCTGGGACTGAGGTTGGGGCTGGAGCCTGCTCTTCGGAGCTCTTCCCTGACCCAGACAGACTGGCCTCTGTGGCTGCCACCAGAGAGGACGACAGAGTGGACTCTGCTGTGGAGGCCAGCATGGTGACTGTGCA CGATAACATCCTGATGATGTCGGAGGAGAAACAGCGGATACTGTTACTTGAGAGG ACTTTACACATGAAGGAAGAAGAAAACAAGCGCCTCAGTCAAAGACTG ATGTCTCAAAGCATGTCCTCGGTGTCGTCACGGCATTCTGAGAAAATTGCCATCCGAGA TTTCCAGGTTGGCGACTTGGTTCTGATCATCCTCGATGAAAGGCATGACAACTATGTGCTTTTCACCGTGGGTCCCACCCTGTACTTCCTCCACTCTGAGTCCCTCACGGCCCTGGATCTCAAACCAG CATCAGGAGCCTCAAGACGGCCGTGGGTTCTCGGAAAAGTTATGGAGAAAGAATATTGCCAGGCGAAAAAG GCTCAAAACCGGTTCAAAGTTCCTTTGGGCACCAAGTTCTACAGGGTGAAAGCTGTTCCGTGGAACAAGAAAGTATAG